The genomic window tacaccaaaacgaatgatgaaaatattttcatttatcgaacaaaaggacggccttccatctgcattgtaaagtctataaataggaacaccatgatgaaaactgtgctcattcggtgtgagctgcgaaaggggaaagatgtatgtacgcagtaaaaacaatcgtcggcaaggtttgaattgttttaaaagattcccgtcttgtatcaacatagacaaacatagaatttaattagaaagtttcttttattaactagtattaagtttgcgcttggtaattctgtacttttaccagtgaatcatgagaaaatgtttttctaatctacaaactcgaaggtttttgcaaatccttccaagaaaatcagtgaatgtggcaactctgctactaagcgaaagctacaccaaaacgaatgatgaaaatattttcatttatcgaacaaaaggacggccttccatctgcattgtaaagtctataaataggaacaccatgatgaaaactgctcattcggtgtgagctgcgaaaggggaaagatgtatgtacgcagtaaaaacaatcgtcggcaaggtttgaattgttttaaaagattcccgtcttgtatcaacatagacaaaccggccttatcaggacgaaggcaaaatggaaaaagaatttaattagaaagtttcttttttaactagtattaagtttgcgcttggtaattctgtacttttacctgtgaatcgtaagaaaatgtttttctaatctacaaacccgaaggtttttgcaaatccttccaagaaaatcagtgaatgtggcaactctgccactaagcgaaagctacaccaaaacgaatgatgaaaatattttcatttatcgaacaaaaggacggccttccatctgcattgtaaagtctataaataggaacaccatgatgaaaactgtgctcattcggtgtgagctgcgaaaggggaaagatgtatgtacgcagtaaaaacaatcgtcggcaaggtttgaattgttttaaaagattcccgtcttgtatcaacatagacaaaccggccttatcaggacgaaggcaaaatggaaaaagaatttaattagaaagtttcttttgtcgtgactaacgacttacctttcaatataggggccccttttcaaaatttcggaagaaaaatgatgtaagattttgaacgcttatatcttttgttgtactgaatggatttaatcaatttcttcggcattttgtcgaaaatatttgtaccaatgttgtattaaattttggaatatgtaggacattcattatcaacggaaacatagtgttttgaataatctttcgaaaacgactcggaaaagtgaaaattttcagcccatcccgcacacagccgtcaatattgtgcagcaaccgaacaataaaataatgaaaagtttatatataggtccactacatgtttgttcctatgattattcgtattgggttgcttgacgagagcagttggtgggggaaagccggcatattagttttggttatgccattagaagccggacggaaaggaaaggcccatatgcacgccacgagaacgagcgagaaagcgatagtagtgaatattagcgaaagcgttacgtacaatttgaaccttaataacttttcttctactaaacggattgccaatcttgtttcataaatcggaaggaaaacgttcaacgcttgctaccgatacgttgtttgctatataaaatttgtttaaatagttcaaaaactactttaaatgagaatcaacattaatgataaaacctataaataggggtgtcgcagcttttctcaaagccagacgtgtgtaagacgcagtgcataacagacgtgcgtggtcgtgagaagctgcatcggacgaccaatcaaattggctaccaccggagagaggaaaaacggtggtggcggtgagaaggccaaaaagccaaaggctaagaaacgcagtcactgaaaaggcggtagtaactgccactaaaaatgctaccaaaacatcgaaggctgcaaagcgtactcattcggtgtgagctacgaaaggggaaagatcgtatggatgtacgcagtaaaaacaatcgtcggcaaggtttgaattgtttcaaaagattcccgtcttgtatcaacatagttatctacaaaccgtccttattaggacgaatgcaaaatggaaaaagaatttaattagaaagtttcttttattaaccagtattaagtttgcgcttggtaattctgtatttttaccagtgaatcatgagaaaatgtttttctaatctacaaatccgaaggtttttgcaaatccttccaagaaaatcagtgaatgtggcaactctgccactaagcgaaagctacaccaaaacgaatgatgaaaatattttcatttatcgaacaaaaggacggccttccatctgcattgtaaagtctataaataggaacaccatgatgaaaactgtgctcattcggtgtgagctgcgaaaggggaaagatgtatgtacgcagtaaaaacaatcgtcggcaaggtttgaattgttttaaaagattcctgtcttgtatcaacatagacaaactgtccttatcaggacgaaggcaaaatggaaaaagaatttaattagaaagtttcttttattaactagtattaagtttgcgcttggtaattctgtacttttaccagtgaatcatgagaaaatgtttttctaatctacaaactcgaaggtttttgcaaatccttccaagaaaatcagtgaatgtggcaactctgctactaagcgaaagctacaccaaaacgaatgatgaaaatattttcatttatcgaacaaaaggacggccttccatctgcattgtaaagtctataaataggaacaccatgatgaaaactgtgctcattcggtgtgagctgcgaaaggggaaagatgtatgtacgcagtaaaaacaatcgtcggcaaggtttgaattgttttaaaagattcccgtcttgtatcaacatagacaaacatagaatttaattagaaagtttcttttattaactagtattaagtttgcgcttggtaattctgtacttttaccagtgaatcatgagaaaatgtttttctaatctacaaactcgaaggtttttgcaaatccttccaagaaaatcagtgaatgtggcaactctgctactaagcgaaagctacaccaaaacgaatgatgaaaatattttcatttatcgaacaaaaggacggccttccatctgcattgtaaagtcaataaataggaacaccatgatgaaaactgtgctcattcggtgtgagctgcgaaaggggaaagatgtatgtacgcagtaaaaacaatcgtcggcaaggtttgaattgttttaaaagattcccgtcttgtatcaacatagacaaaccggccttatcaggacgaaggcaaaatggaaaaagaattaaattagaaagtttcttttattaactagtattaagtttgcgcttgataattctgtacttttacctgtgaatcgtaagaaaatgtttttctaatctacaaacccgaaggtttttgcaaatccttccaagaaaatcagtgaatgtggcaactctgccactaagcgaaagctacaccaaaacgaatgatgaaaatattttcatttatcgaacaaaaggacggccttccatctgcattgtaaagtctataaataggaacaccatgatgaaaactgtgctcattcggtgtgagctgcgaaaggggaaagatgtatgtacgcagtaaaaacaatcgtcggcaaggtttgaattgttttaaaagattcccgtcttgtatcaacatagacaaacatagaatttaattagaaagtttcttttattaactagtattaagtttgcgcttggtaattctgtacttttaccagtgaatcatgagaaaatgtttttctaatctacaaactcgaaggtttttgcaaatccttccaagaaaatcagtgaatgtggcaactctgctactaagcgaaagctacaccaaaacgaatgatgaaaatattttcatttatcgaacaaaaggacggccttccatctgcattgtaaagtctataaataggaacaccatgatgaaaactgctcattcggtgtgagctgcgaaaggggaaagatgtatgtacgcagtaaaaacaatcgtcggcaaggtttgaattgttttaaaagattcccgtcttgtatcaacatagacaaaccggccttatcaggacgaaggcaaaatggaaaaagaatttaattagaaagtttcttttttaactagtattaagtttgcgcttggtaattctgtacttttacctgtgaatcgtaagaaaatgtttttctaatctacaaacccgaaggtttttgcaaatccttccaagaaaatcagtgaatgtggcaactctgccactaagcgaaagctacaccaaaacgaatgatgaaaatattttcatttatcgaacaaaaggacggccttccatctgcattgtaaagtctataaataggaacaccatgatgaaaactgtgctcattcggtgtgagctgcgaaaggggaaagatgtatgtacgcagtaaaaacaatcgtcggcaaggtttgaattgttttaaaagattcccgtcttgtatcaacatagacaaaccggccttatcaggacgaaggcaaaatggaaaaagaatttaattagaaagtttcttttttaactagtattaagtttgcgcttggtaattctgtacttttacctgtgaatcgtaagaaaatgtttttctaatctacaaacccgaaggtttttgcaaatccttccaagaaaatcagtgaatgtggcaactctgccactaagcgaaagctacaccaaaacgaatgatgaaaatattttcatttatcgaacaaaaggacggccttccatctgcattgtaaattctataaataggaacaccttgatgcgaagcgtactcattcggtgtgagctgcgaaaggggaaagatgtatgtacgcagtaaaaacaatcgtcggtaaggttttaattgttttaaaagattcccgtcttgtatcaacatagttatctacaaaccgtccttattaggacgaatgtaaaatggaaaaagaatttaattagaaagtttcttttattaactagtattaagtttgcgcttggtaattctgtacttttaccagtgaattataagaaaatgtttttctaatctacaaactcgaaggtttttgcaaatccttccaagaaaatcagtgaatgtcgcaactctgccactaagcgaaagctacaccaaaacgaatgatgaaaagataggttggtgatgtatatgacataacaggggtgtcgtgaccacacttcgaagttatttcaaatcttgcaaagcataaattgacgtaatttcaatgattgttcctttatgaatgaaatgacaaattttcaggtcaacgcggcaataactttgcaatttatagaacaattttatatttttagttatcatatattaactgtcatctcttccaaacaacttaaccctctgctgccaaccccgtggttttgcagggttaaggagaatcattgtaaaatgtccaatacatgattttatgttgttacctccactaaaaccacttcagaacactcccacctgtcatacatgcacattgtctgcttgttgaaatcattatatgaaattattgacctgtattcaatacggagaactcggtaataaaattgttttgctgaatatactaacgaacgggatccccaggaaaatttcactgagcccggtgaatcgaacttaatgcgtaaaatttagccatttgaaagagatacaagcagaattttaagaatatgatcatcgcggttatgtcccggacattacccgctcctagttttttgctaagtgtgttcatttctgtacgaaaaagattccgatggttgtttcgagagattttaacattgatatttcaaagcaagaaaattgttcatttcatgaatgaatgtctcaaccagcttagaatccagcgcatcccctatcaacgcagacgccaacaataaaggttcttttcaaaaccaccataattattataaagaataacttgaaacattcccacatatttcattgagtatcattcgatttgaattacaagtcaaacgagtagtcacgacactccggttatgtcctagacattacccacccatcttttttaactagtattaagtttgcgcttggtaattctgtacttttacctgtgaatcgtaagaaaatgtttttctaatctacaaacccgaaggtttttgcaaatccttccaagaaaatcagtgaatgtggcaactctgccactaagcgaaagctacaccaaaacgaatgatgaaaatattttcatttatcgaacaaaaggacggccttccatctgcattgtaaattctataaataggaacaccttgatgcgaagcgtactcattcggtgtgagctgcgaaaggggaaagatgtatgtacgcagtaaaaacaatcgtcggtaaggttttaattgttttaaaagattcccgtcttgtatcaacatagttatctacaaaccgtccttattaggacgaatgtaaaatggaaaaagaatttaattagaaagtttcttttattaactagtattaagtttgcgcttggtaattctgtacttttaccagtgaattataagaaaatgtttttctaatctacaaactcgaaggtttttgcaaatccttccaagaaaatcagtgaatgtcgcaactctgccactaagcgaaagctacaccaaaacgaatgatgaaaagataggttggtgatgtatatgacataacaggggtgtcgtgaccacacttcgaagttatttcaaatcttgcaaagcataaattgacgtaatttcaatgattgttcctttatgaatgaaatgacaaattttcaggtcaacgcggcaataactttgcaatttatagaacaattttatatttttagttatcatatattaactgtcatctcttccaaacaacttaaccctctgctgccaaccccgtggttttgcagggttaaggagaatcattgtaaaatgtccaatacatgattttatgttgttacctccactaaaaccacttcagaacactcccacctgtcatacatgcacattgtctgcttgttgaaatcattatatgaaattattgacctgtattcaatacggagaactcggtaataaaattgttttgctgaatatactaacgaacgggatccccaggaaaatttcactgagcccggtgaatcgaacttaatgcgtaaaatttagccatttgaaagagatacaagcagaattttaagaatatgatcatcgcggttatgtcccggacattacccgctcctagttttttgctaagtgtgttcatttctgtacgaaaaagattccgatggttgtttcgagagattttaacattgatatttcaaagcaagaaaattgttcatttcatgaatgaatgtctcaaccagcttagaatccagcgcatcccctatcaacgcagacgccaacaataaaggttcttttcaaaaccaccataattattataaagaataacttgaaacattcccacatatttcattgagtatcattcgatttgaattacaagtcaaacgagtagtcacgacactccggttatgtcctagacattacccacccatcttttattGTTCCGCCTTTTACCGCTAAGAGCATCGATTTTTTCCCAAATCTTCTTGGAATTTGTGGCCGGATTGATTTCTTCGACGAATTTCTTCCAACTGGACTTCTTAGCTTCATCGATAGCAGTCCTTGCATTCTTTCGTGCTGTCTGAAACTCTTTTAGGGCCTGATCCTTTTTTGCATCGTTGTTGTTCAACCGTCGGAGTGCTCGAAGTGTTTTCCTTCTGTATTTTACAGCTTTCTTTACTTCATCATTCCACCACGGTACCGATTTGGGTCCCGGGCGGCCACTAGTCCGTGGAATCGATTTCTTGGCCGCGTTGAAAATGAGCTGGCTGAATTCATTGGCCGTATATTCTTTCGATAGATTCAGATTTCGATTTATCTCTTCCTGGAATTTCTCCCAATTCCCGTCGTCGTATCGCCATCGAGGTCTTGCACAAACTGTCGGAGACGAACGGCCAGTGATCAGTCTGACAGGGAAGTGATCACTGCCATGGTTGTCATCCTCCACTTGCCAGCTGAATTTGTCTGAAATTTGCCAGGATACTATCGAGAGGTCAATTGCAGTCATTTTACCGTTTGAGAAATCGATTCTGGTGTCCGTGCCGTCGTTGAGACAAATCAGTCCTTTGTCTCTGAGGAATTTTTCTAGCATTTGTCCTTTCCGATCAGTGTACTTGGAACCCCACTCGGTGCTAGCGGCATTGAAGTCCCCCAGCAGCACTACTGGTTCAGGCAACTGTAGAATCAGTTCATTAAGCTGTTCTTCGATTTTCTTGGATGAATATTCGCTTGGGGGTATGTATATACTGGCAACCGTTGTTTTGGAACCAGTATCTATTTGGACGGCTACTGCTTGCATGTCGGTTTTAATTTGCAGTCTGTTGTGAGGAATGCCCTTTCTCACACCAAGTGCAACTCCGTGTTTGATATTATTGTTGGATCCTTCAATCAGGTGCATTTCATAGTCTTTGATGGTAGGGGTTGAATTGATTGGCGTCATAGTTTCTTGCAGTGCCAATATACTAGGAGAGTATTGGTTAATTAGCAACTGCAGTTCCGGTAGTCTGCCTCTTAATCCTCTGATGTTCCATTGTAGTGCAAAATTGTTGTCAACTAAATTAACTCGGTTCTTCCTTCTATTATTGTTGGTTGGTGGTTGCATTATTGGTTCGATAAAATTTCTTTTTCCCCTTTCGATTAATGACAATTGTATCGGATCGGTCAGATTCATTATCCGTGATGCTCATTTCTTCCGTATTAGTATCAGAATTGACGGTTTCAATCGGGTCTTCTAACATCGGTTGTGTTGTTACTATTTGACTATTGTTGCCAGGTTGGGTGCTattattcatttttgaagaaacttttttcaaagggggaggACGAAATTCGGTTCCAGTTGTTATTTCCGGTGATATTTCCTTAGCACGTTTGTTCCGTTGTTCTTGCTTTGATATTTTCCCTTCAACAGTTTTTTTGCATTGGCAGCTTGGGCGACTCTTAAGTTCGGCGATGACAGAAGTGAGCTGGTTCCGAAGGGCAGTTATCTCTGCTTTTAGACTTTCAATTTCTTTGTCCTTGCTGTTGCTTTCTTGTGGTACTATTAGCCTTTTGCTTATGTTGGCGTACGATTTTGCACCAACGCGACTGTCGTATATTTTTTTAGCCTCTCCGAACGATAACCCTTGTTCCGCCTTTATCTTGACAATTTCATTTTCCCGTTTATATACCGGGCAGTTCCGGTCGGTTGGTTTATGCCCTTCCTTACAGTGGAAACAGTTAGCTGCCCCCTTACAGTCTTCAGCCTTGTGCTCGTGGGCCGAGCAGTTTTGGCATCTGGATGCACTTTTGCAGCGAGCTTTTGTGTGTCCATACTCGAGACAGTTGAAGCATAGCATGGGTACGGGGTAATAAAATCGCGTCGGTACTCTGAGTGCTCCAAAATATATGAACTGTGGCCAGGTGGTTCCTTCCATCGTAAGTACCATGGTGGACGTATTGACTTTCACCTTGTCCACCATTTTGGTGAACCGGCGTATTGCTATCACTCCTTGGGGAGCAAGCTCGGTTAGCAAATCTTCCTGTGACATTTCATTGACCTCCGAACAGTTTACAATGCACCTACTGTAGTTAAGCGTGGGATGCGCTGTAATTTCAACCGGTGTGCCGTCGAACAATGTTTTCATCCCAAGCAGTTTGGTGGCG from Topomyia yanbarensis strain Yona2022 unplaced genomic scaffold, ASM3024719v1 HiC_scaffold_6, whole genome shotgun sequence includes these protein-coding regions:
- the LOC131695914 gene encoding uncharacterized protein LOC131695914 translates to MASTSTYGLPRPPDDTGAGCPSWMDPEGKHGKVIVLSLKAANEGVLPKNHPFTVGKSIQLLIGNAYTATTESKGTKYILKVRQQVHATKLLGMKTLFDGTPVEITAHPTLNYSRCIVNCSEVNEMSQEDLLTELAPQGVIAIRRFTKMVDKVKVNTSTMVLTMEGTTWPQFIYFGALRVPTRFYYPVPMLCFNCLEYGHTKARCKSASRCQNCSAHEHKAEDCKGAANCFHCKEGHKPTDRNCPVYKRENEIVKIKAEQGLSFGEAKKIYDSRVGAKSYANISKRLIVPQESNSKDKEIESLKAEITALRNQLTSVIAELKSRPSCQCKKTVEGKISKQEQRNKRAKEISPEITTGTEFRPPPLKKVSSKMNNSTQPGNNSQIVTTQPMLEDPIETVNSDTNTEEMSITDNESDRSDTIVINRKGKKKFYRTNNATTNQQ